Proteins co-encoded in one Halococcoides cellulosivorans genomic window:
- a CDS encoding DUF5611 family protein, whose product MREYKMRRGEYLSDRIEDMESTITEYFGEITGTEPYDDTQLFVVDDPDNPVFDRVVAGTVDYGSKKDRLALQIDERPAEEVIAEGHVDAAEDAVDAKNDFLEEATGRDAKARRESLKRDVEDSPDEADSV is encoded by the coding sequence ATGCGCGAATACAAGATGCGGCGTGGTGAGTATCTCTCCGACCGGATCGAAGACATGGAGTCCACGATCACAGAGTACTTCGGTGAGATCACAGGCACGGAACCGTACGACGACACTCAACTGTTCGTCGTCGACGACCCCGACAACCCAGTGTTCGACCGCGTCGTCGCCGGCACCGTCGACTACGGCTCGAAAAAGGACCGCCTCGCGCTCCAGATCGACGAGCGGCCGGCCGAAGAGGTCATCGCTGAGGGGCACGTCGACGCCGCCGAAGACGCCGTCGACGCGAAAAACGACTTCCTCGAAGAGGCGACCGGTCGCGACGCGAAGGCGCGACGCGAATCGCTGAAACGAGACGTCGAAGACAGCCCGGACGAAGCCGACTCCGTCTGA
- the pyrF gene encoding orotidine-5'-phosphate decarboxylase encodes MAFFDRLAERIAATDSVVSVGLDPDPDRLPEHVTDRDLPRWAFNRRIIDATHEYAAAYKPNAAFYEDPDGWRALEETIAYAHGKDVPVVLDAKRADIGNTARQYARSLDPDGLNADAITVTPYMGRDALAPFLNTDAGVFVLARTSNSGGADLQDLELASGETVYERVAGMAADLQGEVGLVVGATAPEELETVRSIAPNCPFLVPGIGAQGGDAEAAVEYGLSDGVGLVNSSRGIIFAGETASGDDYFRAAGAAARQLRDRLNDSR; translated from the coding sequence ATGGCCTTTTTCGACCGCCTGGCCGAGCGGATCGCCGCCACGGACAGCGTCGTCTCCGTCGGCCTCGATCCCGACCCCGACCGTCTGCCGGAGCACGTGACCGATCGCGACCTGCCGCGATGGGCGTTCAACCGGCGCATCATCGACGCGACCCACGAGTACGCGGCGGCGTACAAGCCCAACGCCGCGTTCTACGAGGACCCCGACGGCTGGCGCGCCCTCGAAGAGACGATCGCCTATGCGCACGGCAAGGACGTGCCGGTCGTCCTCGACGCCAAGCGTGCGGACATCGGGAACACGGCCCGGCAGTACGCCCGCTCGCTCGATCCCGATGGGCTGAACGCCGACGCGATCACCGTGACGCCGTACATGGGTCGGGACGCGCTCGCGCCGTTTCTGAACACCGACGCGGGCGTGTTCGTTCTCGCGCGCACGTCGAATTCGGGCGGTGCGGACCTCCAGGACCTCGAACTCGCTTCCGGCGAGACGGTCTACGAGCGCGTCGCGGGGATGGCTGCCGACCTCCAGGGCGAGGTCGGTCTCGTCGTCGGGGCGACCGCGCCCGAGGAACTCGAAACCGTCCGATCGATCGCGCCCAACTGTCCGTTCCTCGTGCCGGGCATCGGCGCGCAGGGCGGTGACGCCGAGGCGGCCGTCGAGTACGGGCTGAGCGACGGCGTCGGACTCGTCAACTCCTCGCGAGGGATCATCTTCGCGGGCGAGACCGCGTCGGGTGACGACTACTTCCGCGCGGCGGGCGCTGCGGCCCGTCAGTTGCGCGATCGGTTGAACGACTCGCGGTAG
- a CDS encoding deoxyuridine 5'-triphosphate nucleotidohydrolase, whose amino-acid sequence MFESGAFVAEQFGDLTDEQVQPNGVDLRIEGVFEPDEPGRIGVDGKHVAERREIEPRETDGRAVYHLDPGGYVVTYEDRIAIPDEHVGLLLPRSSLLRNGATLETAVWDAGYEGRGEGLLIAHHPIEIERGARIGQLIVAEAEHSGTYDGSYQGERIEADGGS is encoded by the coding sequence ATGTTCGAGAGTGGCGCGTTCGTCGCCGAGCAGTTCGGGGACCTGACCGACGAGCAAGTTCAACCCAACGGCGTCGACCTCCGCATCGAGGGCGTCTTCGAACCCGACGAACCCGGACGGATCGGGGTCGACGGTAAACACGTCGCCGAGCGCCGGGAAATCGAACCCCGCGAGACGGACGGCCGGGCGGTCTACCATCTCGATCCCGGTGGGTACGTCGTCACCTACGAGGACCGCATCGCGATTCCCGACGAGCACGTGGGCCTCCTCCTGCCACGCTCCTCGCTACTTCGCAACGGCGCGACCCTCGAAACGGCGGTCTGGGACGCGGGCTACGAGGGTCGCGGCGAGGGCCTGCTCATCGCACATCACCCCATCGAGATCGAACGGGGCGCGCGCATCGGCCAGTTGATCGTCGCCGAGGCCGAGCACTCGGGAACCTACGACGGATCGTATCAGGGTGAGCGGATCGAGGCCGACGGCGGGTCCTGA
- a CDS encoding Mrp/NBP35 family ATP-binding protein, which produces MDEATARDRLRSVEDPDLGDDIVSLGLVNEVWIDEGTVHVDLALGAPFAPTETAIAEAVRDAFDEPIELTASLPADMTSSEVLDGVTNVIAVASGKGGVGKSTVSVNLAAGLADMGADVGLFDADIYGPSVPHMLGADERAGATDDDRIEPPEKHGLKLMSIDFLLGDDAPVIWRGPMVHNLLTELFEDVAWGDLDYMIVDLPPGTGDAQLTLLQTVPVTGAVVVTTPQDVAVADARKGLDMFGEHETPVLGIVENMGTFRCPDCDSTHDIFGTGGGETLAKEADLPFLGSIPLDPEVREHGDSGAPIVRAEGATGDAFREFAATTADMQGLMHRQRVADD; this is translated from the coding sequence ATGGACGAAGCCACCGCGCGCGACCGGTTGCGAAGTGTCGAGGACCCCGACCTGGGCGACGACATCGTCTCGCTGGGCCTGGTAAACGAGGTGTGGATCGACGAGGGGACGGTCCACGTCGATCTCGCACTCGGCGCACCGTTCGCACCGACCGAAACCGCGATCGCAGAGGCCGTTCGCGATGCGTTCGACGAACCGATCGAACTCACTGCATCGTTGCCCGCCGACATGACGAGCAGTGAGGTCCTCGACGGCGTCACGAACGTCATCGCCGTCGCCTCGGGGAAGGGTGGCGTCGGCAAGTCGACGGTGTCGGTCAACCTCGCGGCGGGACTGGCCGATATGGGCGCGGACGTCGGCCTGTTCGACGCCGACATCTACGGCCCGTCGGTCCCCCACATGCTCGGGGCAGACGAGCGCGCGGGCGCGACCGACGACGACCGCATCGAACCGCCCGAGAAACACGGCCTGAAGCTGATGAGCATCGACTTCCTGCTCGGTGACGACGCACCCGTGATCTGGCGGGGCCCGATGGTCCACAACCTCCTGACCGAGCTGTTCGAGGACGTCGCGTGGGGCGATCTGGACTACATGATCGTCGATCTCCCACCGGGCACCGGCGACGCCCAACTCACCTTGCTCCAGACCGTCCCCGTCACGGGCGCGGTCGTCGTCACCACACCCCAAGACGTTGCCGTCGCGGACGCCCGAAAGGGCCTCGACATGTTCGGTGAGCACGAGACGCCCGTGCTCGGCATCGTCGAGAACATGGGTACGTTCCGGTGTCCCGACTGTGATTCGACTCACGACATCTTCGGGACGGGCGGCGGCGAGACCCTCGCGAAGGAAGCGGATCTCCCCTTCCTGGGGTCGATCCCACTCGATCCGGAGGTTCGCGAACACGGCGATTCGGGCGCACCGATCGTCCGCGCGGAGGGCGCGACCGGCGACGCGTTCCGAGAGTTCGCAGCGACCACCGCGGACATGCAGGGGTTGATGCATCGCCAGCGCGTCGCCGACGACTGA
- a CDS encoding GHMP kinase, giving the protein MPTVRMGSRLHFGFQNLSLARERLYGGIGVGIAEPRMALHVERADTITSDDPVAAPYLEAACEHLDVPGAELSVRERPTHHAGFGTGTRLALGALLGVARAYDRSVDLRAAAPALDRAGRSGVGVATLEAGGVVLDGGHPTERFTTEPPARGAWTTPPVIARHAVPEDWRFLLVTPIDAAGPSGDAEDGQIRAAVERADPGIADEIATLVTQRLLPAIAAGDRIPFGRAITRLGRLNGAWYADEQGGVYRPPAGDIVDTLRDAGPIDGVGQSSWGPTIYGLIDRAVSDRAREIGQAALRDAGVEGQVRVVAPDRQGVTVG; this is encoded by the coding sequence ATGCCGACGGTTCGGATGGGATCGCGGTTGCACTTCGGCTTTCAGAACCTCTCGCTCGCGCGCGAACGCCTCTACGGTGGTATTGGCGTGGGGATCGCAGAGCCACGGATGGCCCTCCACGTCGAGCGCGCCGACACGATCACCAGCGACGACCCCGTCGCGGCGCCGTATCTCGAAGCGGCCTGCGAGCATCTCGACGTGCCAGGAGCGGAACTCTCTGTTCGCGAGCGCCCGACCCACCACGCGGGCTTCGGGACGGGGACGCGACTCGCGCTCGGGGCCCTCCTCGGGGTCGCCCGCGCGTACGATCGATCGGTCGATCTGCGCGCGGCGGCCCCCGCGCTCGACCGGGCGGGCCGGAGTGGCGTCGGCGTCGCGACGCTGGAGGCGGGCGGCGTCGTCCTCGACGGCGGGCACCCCACCGAGCGGTTCACCACCGAGCCACCCGCGCGCGGCGCGTGGACGACGCCGCCGGTGATCGCCCGGCACGCCGTCCCCGAGGATTGGCGATTCCTGCTCGTGACGCCGATCGACGCCGCCGGACCGTCGGGCGACGCCGAGGACGGCCAGATCCGCGCCGCCGTCGAGCGTGCGGACCCGGGGATCGCAGACGAAATCGCGACGCTCGTCACCCAGCGATTGTTGCCCGCGATCGCCGCCGGCGACCGGATCCCGTTCGGGCGCGCGATCACGCGACTCGGACGGCTCAACGGTGCGTGGTACGCCGACGAACAAGGCGGGGTCTATCGCCCGCCCGCTGGCGACATCGTCGATACGTTGCGTGATGCGGGCCCGATCGACGGGGTGGGTCAGTCCTCGTGGGGCCCGACGATCTACGGGCTGATCGATCGTGCGGTGAGCGATCGCGCCCGTGAGATCGGCCAGGCGGCGCTCAGGGATGCGGGCGTCGAGGGACAGGTTCGGGTCGTCGCCCCGGATCGTCAGGGCGTGACCGTCGGCTGA
- a CDS encoding DUF7093 family protein yields MGLKCSILGHAFDDRTTDRDREESGNEVVIVERTVETCRRCGETRVVSENKEVTAIETPESDERRSGPATSGPSDSGRASKSDTDTGDRSPRTVETGSTIDSSGSEFEPPRSAAEDDGIILDDDDDDDDDEGRAPGEWPDDSEPDIGTNEDAEIVSGDDEIVGDDTSEEAAESVDDGLDLGPDDAGGPGTTVPEGTYRCPECGFTTDTEGASLRAGDYCPECHTGSLEQADS; encoded by the coding sequence ATGGGACTCAAGTGTTCGATCCTCGGGCACGCCTTCGACGACCGGACGACCGACCGCGACCGCGAGGAGTCCGGCAACGAAGTCGTCATCGTCGAACGGACCGTCGAGACCTGTCGCCGCTGTGGTGAAACGCGCGTGGTCTCCGAGAACAAGGAGGTGACGGCGATCGAGACGCCCGAGAGCGACGAACGCAGGAGCGGACCGGCGACGAGCGGCCCATCGGACTCCGGGAGAGCGTCCAAGTCCGACACCGATACTGGCGATCGGTCGCCCCGCACTGTCGAGACTGGCTCGACGATCGATTCGTCCGGAAGCGAGTTCGAACCGCCGAGGTCGGCGGCCGAAGACGACGGGATCATTCTCGACGACGACGATGACGACGATGACGACGAGGGGCGCGCACCCGGCGAGTGGCCCGACGACAGTGAGCCAGACATCGGGACGAACGAGGACGCGGAGATCGTGAGCGGCGACGACGAAATCGTAGGCGACGACACCAGCGAAGAGGCCGCCGAGAGCGTCGACGACGGCCTCGACCTGGGGCCGGACGACGCTGGCGGGCCGGGAACGACCGTCCCGGAGGGGACCTACCGCTGTCCGGAGTGTGGATTCACCACCGACACCGAGGGCGCGTCACTCCGGGCGGGCGATTACTGTCCGGAGTGTCACACCGGATCGCTCGAACAGGCCGACAGCTGA
- a CDS encoding cell division protein SepF translates to MGLMSKILGTTGATRGTDDYVELDAGEYSAATTDADEQVHIARISDKTDIVEIKDAIYDGDIVVADITRHTTGDRTMEHITDELKQVAREVGGDIVLKDDDQLILTPAGTAISRERLDR, encoded by the coding sequence ATGGGTCTGATGAGCAAAATCCTCGGCACGACCGGCGCCACCCGCGGTACTGACGACTACGTCGAACTCGACGCCGGGGAGTACTCTGCAGCCACGACCGACGCCGACGAGCAGGTTCACATCGCCCGGATCAGCGACAAGACCGACATCGTCGAGATCAAAGACGCCATCTACGACGGCGACATCGTCGTCGCGGACATCACTCGTCACACGACGGGCGACCGCACGATGGAGCACATCACCGACGAACTCAAGCAGGTCGCCCGCGAGGTCGGCGGTGACATCGTCCTCAAAGACGACGACCAGTTGATCCTCACGCCGGCGGGGACGGCGATCAGCCGCGAGCGCCTCGATCGATAA
- a CDS encoding HAD family hydrolase, with translation MAYDALLFDLDGVLLTGYHTDRAIYRAAAADAVTDAGRPGDPPDGLVDPDESRDVRRACAPLDLDASSVWGYREHSATVRENEQIRSGERVPFDDASVLADMADRQIAIVSNNRQGTALFAREHTGLDAIDVVRGRYPSLADFDRMKPDPAFLHDALDALDVAPCDALFVGDRRSDVAAGRNAGTDTALLVRDGDPPVGDPDPTHVIDSLDAIPDLG, from the coding sequence GTGGCCTACGACGCCCTCCTGTTCGATCTCGACGGCGTGTTGCTGACGGGGTATCACACCGACCGGGCGATCTATCGCGCGGCGGCCGCCGACGCGGTCACCGACGCGGGCCGCCCCGGCGATCCGCCCGACGGACTGGTCGACCCCGACGAGAGCCGCGACGTCCGCCGAGCATGCGCGCCCCTGGATCTCGATGCCTCCTCGGTCTGGGGGTATCGCGAGCACAGTGCGACGGTCCGCGAGAACGAGCAGATCCGATCGGGCGAGCGCGTCCCCTTCGACGACGCGAGCGTGCTCGCGGATATGGCCGATCGCCAGATCGCGATCGTCTCGAACAACCGCCAGGGCACCGCGCTGTTCGCCCGTGAGCACACCGGACTCGACGCGATCGACGTGGTGCGCGGCCGGTACCCCTCGCTCGCAGATTTCGATCGGATGAAACCCGACCCTGCCTTCCTCCACGACGCACTCGACGCCCTCGATGTCGCGCCGTGTGACGCGCTGTTCGTCGGTGATCGGCGCTCGGACGTCGCTGCCGGGCGGAACGCAGGGACCGACACCGCGCTGCTCGTCCGGGATGGTGACCCACCCGTGGGCGACCCCGATCCGACACACGTCATCGACTCGCTCGACGCCATTCCCGATCTGGGCTGA